One genomic window of Motacilla alba alba isolate MOTALB_02 chromosome 3, Motacilla_alba_V1.0_pri, whole genome shotgun sequence includes the following:
- the PROKR1 gene encoding prokineticin receptor 1 — MAKEQTEHDLHATSHFNFASIYNIHDGHFSLRNFSFPFNFTYSDYDLPLDSEDDMTKTRTFFTAKIVIGVALVGIMLVCGIGNFIFIVALARYKKLRNLTNLLIANLAISDFIVAIVCCPFEMDYYVVQQLSWEHGHVLCASVNYLRTVSLYVSTNALLAIAVDRYLAIVHPLKPRMNYQTATFLIALVWVISILVAIPSAYFATETVLFIVKNQKKFFCGQIWPVDQQMYYKSYFLFVFGIEFVAPVITMTLCYARISQELWFKTVPGFQTKQIRKRLQCRRKTVMVLMCILTAYVLCWAPFYGFTIVRDFFPTLLVKEKHYLTAFYIVRCIAMSNSMINTMCFVTVKNNTMKYFKKIMLLRWRSTYKGSKSSTDLDLRTSAITEEVDCIKLQ; from the exons ATGGCCAAGGAGCAAACTGAACATGACCTACATGCTACCTCCCACTTCAACTTTGCTTCAATCTACAACATCCATGATGGGCATTTCTCTTTGAGAaacttctctttccctttcaaTTTCACTTACAGTGATTATGACCTGCCACTGGACAGTGAAGACGACATGACCAAAACTCGCACCTTCTTCACAGCCAAGATTGTGATTGGGGTTGCTCTGGTTGGCATCATGCTGGTTTGTGGCATTGGCAACTTCATCTTCATTGTTGCTCTCGCCCGCTACAAGAAACTGCGAAACCTCACCAACCTGCTGATTGCCAACTTGGCCATCTCAGATTTCATCGTGGCTATTGTGTGCTGCCCCTTTGAGATGGACTACTACGTGGTGCAGCAGCTGTCCTGGGAGCACGGCCATGTCCTCTGTGCCTCAGTCAACTACCTACGAACTGTCTCCCTCTACGTTTCGACCAATGCTCTCCTGGCTATAGCTGTTGACAG GTATTTGGCCATTGTTCACCCACTGAAACCACGCATGAATTATCAAACAGCAACCTTCCTCATTGCCTTGGTCTGGGTCATCTCCATACTTGTAGCTATTCCATCTGCATACTTTGCTACTGAAACCGTGTTGTTTATAGtgaaaaaccagaagaaatttttctgtgGCCAAATTTGGCCAGTTGACCAGCAGATGTATTATAAATCATACTTTCTCTTCGTCTTTGGCATTGAATTTGTAGCACCTGTGATTACAATGACCTTGTGTTACGCCAGGATCTCTCAGGAGCTTTGGTTTAAAACTGTCCCAGGATTTCAGACGAAACAAATTAGAAAGAGGCTtcagtgcagaaggaaaacCGTTATGGTACTAATGTGCATTCTGACTGCCTATGTTCTCTGCTGGGCACCTTTCTATGGTTTCACAATTGTCCGGGACTTCTTCCCCACCCTCTTGGTGAAAGAGAAGCATTATCTTACTGCCTTTTACATAGTCAGGTGCATCGCCATGAGTAACAGCATGATAAACACCATGTGTTTTGTAACTGTGAAAAACAACACCATGAAGTACTTCAAGAAGATCATGCTGCTCAGATGGAGGTCAACGTATAAGGGAAGCAAATCTAGCACAGATTTGGACCTGAGAACAAGTGCAATCACAGAGGAAGTAGACTGCATAAAACTACAATAA